The proteins below are encoded in one region of Paracoccus methylovorus:
- a CDS encoding ABC transporter ATP-binding protein: MLELQGVSRSVGGRVHIHPTNLTLQKGTMNVLLGPTLSGKTSLMRLMAGLDQPTEGRVCWNGQDVTGKRVQSRDIAMVYQQFINYPGLSVYENIASPLRILGRSKPEIDRKVRETAEMLHLTPMLARKPLELSGGQQQRCALARALVKGAGLVLLDEPLANLDYKLREELRVEIPRIFEASGAIFVYATTEPEEALLLGGNTATLWQGRITQFGLTPTVYRQPVDATTARVFSDPPMNFVDARKRAEAVSFGETALALGSFADLPDGAYLAGFRANHLSLDRPSPAAVEFACTLIGTEITGSETFVHVEHGADRWVGLVEGVHLLTPGQPLSVWLDPAHVYLFDPAERLAAPAAYARAA; the protein is encoded by the coding sequence GTGCTGGAATTGCAGGGTGTATCCAGATCGGTTGGGGGCAGGGTGCATATCCACCCCACCAACCTGACCTTGCAGAAAGGCACGATGAACGTGCTGCTGGGGCCGACGCTTTCCGGCAAGACCAGCCTGATGCGGCTGATGGCGGGGCTGGACCAGCCGACGGAGGGTCGCGTGTGCTGGAATGGACAGGACGTGACGGGCAAGCGGGTGCAAAGCCGCGATATCGCCATGGTTTATCAGCAGTTCATCAACTATCCCGGCCTTTCGGTTTATGAAAACATCGCCTCGCCGCTGCGCATCCTTGGCCGGTCCAAGCCCGAGATCGACCGCAAGGTGCGCGAGACCGCCGAGATGCTGCACTTGACACCCATGCTGGCCAGAAAGCCGCTGGAACTGTCCGGCGGTCAGCAGCAACGCTGTGCGCTGGCGCGGGCGCTGGTCAAGGGCGCGGGGCTGGTGCTGCTGGACGAGCCGCTGGCGAACCTCGATTACAAGCTGCGCGAGGAGTTGCGGGTTGAAATCCCGCGCATCTTCGAAGCCTCGGGCGCGATCTTTGTCTATGCGACCACCGAACCCGAGGAGGCGCTGCTTCTGGGCGGCAATACCGCCACGCTCTGGCAGGGCCGGATCACGCAGTTCGGCCTGACGCCGACGGTCTATCGCCAGCCGGTCGATGCAACCACAGCCCGGGTGTTCAGCGACCCGCCGATGAATTTCGTCGATGCCCGAAAACGGGCTGAGGCAGTCAGCTTTGGCGAAACCGCACTGGCCTTGGGCAGTTTTGCCGATCTGCCGGACGGCGCCTATCTGGCCGGCTTTCGCGCCAATCACCTGTCGCTGGACAGGCCAAGCCCGGCGGCTGTCGAATTCGCCTGCACCCTGATCGGGACCGAGATCACCGGCTCGGAAACCTTCGTCCATGTCGAGCACGGCGCCGACCGCTGGGTCGGGCTGGTCGAGGGCGTGCATCTGCTGACCCCCGGCCAGCCGCTTTCGGTTTGGCTGGACCCGGCGCATGTCTATCTGTTCGATCCGGCCGAGCGGCTTGCCGCGCCGGCCGCCTATGCGAGGGCGGCCTGA
- the glpD gene encoding glycerol-3-phosphate dehydrogenase gives MSSSTQPPADLFIIGGGINGCGIARDAAGRGLSVTLAEMGDLAQATSSASTKLFHGGLRYLEFFEFRLVREALEERETLLAAMPHISWPMRFVLPYSPQMRFESDTPTSRLLSIAMPWLRGRRPAWLIRLGLFLYDNLGGRRILPGTTRLDLSRDPLGQPLKPGFRLGWEYSDCWVQDSRLVVLNARDAQARGATILTRTRVTHAERVGDLWRISTEGLGGTRTHSARALVNAGGPWVEDVIRNVAHIPSTEGVRLVRGSHIVVPRLYDHDRCYFFQGTDGRIIFSIPFEQDFTLIGTTDMDHHGAPGEARCTDEERDYLCAFASRYFAKPVTPDQVVWTYSGVRPLYDDGAKSATAATRDYVLSLHEGTQDKAAPLLNVFGGKITTYRRLAEGALAKLAPFFPQAGGDWTARVPLPGGDFPVDGVEDLTARLQASYPFLSARLARRLVRTYGTEALLLMNGARNMAALGRNFGAGLTEAEVNWLVRNEFAQSAQDILWRRTKLGLHMDKAQCRELETFVQALQAAHSAAE, from the coding sequence GTGTCATCGTCAACGCAACCCCCGGCCGACCTTTTCATCATCGGCGGGGGAATCAACGGCTGCGGAATCGCGCGGGATGCCGCGGGACGCGGGCTGTCGGTCACTCTGGCCGAGATGGGCGATCTGGCTCAGGCGACCTCTTCGGCCTCGACCAAGCTGTTTCATGGCGGGCTGCGCTATCTGGAGTTCTTTGAGTTCCGGCTGGTGCGCGAGGCGTTGGAAGAGCGCGAGACGCTGCTTGCCGCCATGCCGCATATCTCTTGGCCGATGCGTTTCGTGCTGCCCTATTCCCCGCAGATGCGGTTTGAAAGCGACACTCCGACCTCGCGGCTTTTGTCCATTGCCATGCCCTGGCTGCGTGGCCGCCGCCCGGCGTGGCTGATCCGGCTGGGTCTGTTTCTATATGACAATCTGGGGGGACGCCGGATTCTGCCGGGGACGACGCGGCTGGATCTGTCGCGTGACCCGCTGGGCCAGCCGCTGAAGCCGGGCTTCCGGCTGGGCTGGGAATATTCCGATTGCTGGGTGCAGGATTCGCGCTTGGTGGTGCTGAACGCTCGCGATGCGCAGGCGCGCGGTGCAACCATCCTGACCCGTACCCGCGTCACCCATGCCGAGCGTGTGGGCGATTTGTGGCGCATCAGCACCGAGGGACTGGGGGGAACGCGGACCCATAGCGCCCGTGCGCTGGTCAATGCCGGCGGGCCATGGGTCGAGGATGTCATTCGCAACGTCGCGCATATCCCCTCGACCGAGGGGGTGCGACTGGTGCGCGGCAGCCATATCGTCGTGCCCCGGCTTTACGATCACGACCGTTGCTATTTCTTTCAGGGCACGGATGGCCGCATCATCTTTTCCATCCCGTTCGAGCAGGATTTCACCCTGATCGGCACCACCGACATGGACCATCACGGCGCGCCGGGCGAGGCGCGCTGCACGGACGAAGAGCGGGATTATCTTTGCGCCTTTGCCAGCCGCTATTTCGCCAAGCCGGTCACGCCCGATCAGGTGGTATGGACCTATTCCGGAGTCCGGCCGCTTTATGATGATGGCGCGAAATCCGCTACGGCGGCGACGCGGGACTATGTGCTTAGCCTGCACGAAGGCACGCAGGACAAGGCCGCGCCGCTGTTGAACGTCTTTGGCGGCAAGATCACCACCTATCGTCGGCTGGCCGAAGGGGCGCTGGCCAAGCTTGCGCCGTTCTTTCCGCAGGCGGGGGGGGACTGGACGGCCCGGGTGCCTTTGCCCGGCGGTGATTTTCCGGTGGACGGGGTCGAAGACCTGACCGCCCGGTTGCAGGCCAGCTATCCGTTCCTGTCCGCCCGCCTTGCCCGTCGTCTCGTGCGCACTTACGGGACCGAGGCATTGCTGCTGATGAATGGTGCGCGCAACATGGCCGCGCTTGGCCGCAACTTCGGCGCCGGGCTGACCGAGGCCGAGGTGAACTGGCTGGTCCGCAACGAATTTGCGCAGAGCGCGCAGGACATTCTGTGGCGCCGCACCAAGCTGGGGCTGCACATGGATAAGGCGCAATGCCGCGAGTTGGAGACATTCGTGCAGGCGCTTCAGGCCGCCCACTCGGCGGCGGAATAG